A region of Paralichthys olivaceus isolate ysfri-2021 chromosome 24, ASM2471397v2, whole genome shotgun sequence DNA encodes the following proteins:
- the sts gene encoding steryl-sulfatase, with protein MKSTCLPTSLLLLVLEMSCVSPLESHKPNFVLIMVDDMGIGDLGCYGNKTLRTPNIDQLAQEGVKLTHHIAAANLCTPSRAAFLTGRYPIRSGLAGLHRAGVFIFNAASGGLPSQEMTFAKIAKQQGYETALIGKWHLGLNCDRTDDHCHHPSVHGFDYFFGIPLTNLRECQPGHGAAIDFFRYLPYKTLAIVLVTAAVLHYCSILTIPRWLIWTLLSLSLVVVGLLGGFMMIVPYMNCVLMRERKVVEQPFASENLTQTMTKEAVDFIESNSEKPFLLFFSFIQVHTAMFASAAFKGTSRHGIYGDAVHEVDWSVGQMVNALERLKLRENTLVYFTSDQGAHLEETQHGSNGIYKAGKATNWEGGIRVPGILSWPGKIPGGAQIDEPTSNMDLFPTVVHLSGASVPEDREIDGHDLMDLLQRRVERSNHEFLFHYCNAYLNAVRWHPRDSSSVWKAFYFTQNFYPENGTTCVHTQVCFCTPDFVTYHNPPLLFDLSKDPSETTPLTPDAEPAFGSVVSAMAEAVERHQRSVKPVESQFSIGNMIWKPWLQPCCSTIGQLCQC; from the exons ATGAAGTCCACATGCCTGCcaacctctctgctgctgctcgtctTGGAGATGAgctgtgtgtctcctctggaaAGCCACAAGCCCAATTTTGTCCTGATAATGGTGGATGACATGGGAATTGGAGACCTGGGCTGCTACGGCAATAAAAcactgag gacCCCCAATATTGACCAGCTGGCACAGGAAGGCGTGAAGCTCACTCACCACATCGCCGCGGCGAACCTGTGCACGCCCAGCAGGGCAGCATTCCTCACCGGACGATACCCGATACGATCAG GTTTAGCTGGTCTTCACAGAGCTGGGGTCTTTATATTTAACGCAGCATCCGGAGGTCTTCCCAGCCAGGAGATGACTTTTGCGAAGATTGCCAAACAACAAGGCTACGAGACGGCTCTGATAG GAAAATGGCACCTCGGACTTAACTGTGACCGCACAGACGATCACTGCCACCACCCCAGCGTCCATGGCTTCGACTATTTCTTCGGCATCCCCCTGACCAACCTGCGGGAATGCCAGCCAGGACATGGCGCTGCAATCGACTTCTTTAGGTATCTACCATACAAGACACTGGCCATTGTCTTGGTCACTGCAGCCGTACTCCACTACTGCAGCATCCTCACCATCCCCAGATGGCTGATCTGGACCctgctgtctctgtccctcGTGGTCGTGGGTCTGTTGGGAGGATTCATGATGATCGTGCCGTACATGAACTGTGTTCTCATGAGGGAGCGTAAGGTGGTGGAGCAGCCATTCGCATCTGAAAACCTGACACAGACAATGACCAAGGAGGCCGTGGACTTCATTGAGAG CAACTCAGAGAAGCCTTTCCTGctgttcttctctttcatccAAGTGCACACGGCCATGTTTGCTTCGGCAGCGTTCAAGGGAACAAGCCGACACGGCATCTATGGAGACGCCGTCCATGAGGTGGACTGGAGTGTAG GTCAGATGGTGAACGCTCTGGAAAGACtcaaactgagagaaaacaccCTGGTTTACTTTACTTCAGACCAGGGGGCTCATCTGGAGGAAACCCAACATGGATCAAATGGAATATATAAAG CAGGGAAAGCCACAAATTGGGAGGGAGGGATCCGGGTCCCCGGGATTCTCAGCTGGCCTGGAAAAATCCCCGGTGGCGCGCAGATAGACGAGCCCACCAGCAACATGGACCTGTTTCCCACAGTGGTACACCTGAGCGGAGCCTCGGTCCCAGAGGACAG GGAGATCGATGGTCACGACCTCATGGATTTGCTCCAGAGGAGAGTTGAGAGGTCGAACCATGAGTTTCTGTTCCATTACTGCAACGCCTACTTGAATGCAGTCAGGTGGCACCCCCGAGACA GTAGCTCAGTGTGGAAAGCCTTTTACTTCACACAAAACTTCTACCCGGAGAACGGGACGACGTGTGTCCACACGCAAGTGTGCTTTTGCACGCCGGACTTCGTGACCTATCACAATCCTCCGCTACTCTTTGACCTCTCGAAGGACCCATCGGAGACCACGCCGCTGACGCCTGACGCTGAACCGGCCTTCGGGTCCGTTGTGTCTGCGATGGCGGAAGCCGTGGAGAGGCATCAGAGATCGGTGAAGCCTGTGGAGAGCCAATTTTCTATAGGGAATATGATATGGAAGCCCTGGCTGCAGCCCTGCTGCTCCACAATCGGACAGTTATGTCAGTGCTAG